The region GTCTTCTCCCAGCGCGGAATGTCGGCGTCGATGGTTGGCCCGGCGTACGGGTTCGTCGCGGCGTTGTTCACGAGCACGTCGACCTTGCCGAACGCCTGCATCGCGGCATCGATCTGCGCGTCGCGCGAGGCGGCGTCGCCGACGTGGCCGGCGACCCAGCGCGCGTCGTGACCGATCTCCTTGCATGCGGCTTCGAGCGCCTCGGCTTTGCGCCCCGTGATCATCACGCGCGCGCCCGACGCCGCGAACGCCTTCGCGATGCCGAGGCCGATGCCACGCGAGCCGCCCGTGATCAGTGCCGCCTTCCCGTCGAGTCTCAGGTCCACGTTCTCCACCTCTCTCATCGGGCCGTTCAGCGAAGGGGCGGAATCGCCCCGATCATTTTGGCCCGGCCGAAATGTTCGCTCGCTCTGGCCGGCAGGCGCGTCAGCGCAATCGCACGGGCATCGACTCGAGCCCGACGATGAAGTTGCTCGGCCGCACGTGCAGCTCGCCCTCGTCGAGCGCGATGTTCGGGAAGCGCCGCAACAGCTCTTCGAGGAGGACGCGCAGCTCGAGGCGCGCGAGGCTCGCACCGAGGCAGTGGTGCGTGCCGAAGCCGCCAAACGCGACGTGGCGATTGGGGTAGCGCGTCACGTCGAGCTCGTCTGCGCGCTCGAAGGCAGCGGCGTCGCGGTTCGCGGAGGGGTAGAGCAGCAGCAGGCGATCGCCCGCTCGGATCTTCTGGCCGCGCAGCTCGGTGTCGCGCGTGGCGGTTCGGTTCATGTTCTGGATGGGGCTCACCCAGCGCAGCATCTCCTCCACCGCACTCGGGATCAGCGCGGCGTTCTCGGCGAGCAGCTTCTGCTGCGCGGGACGCCGTAACAACTCGAACAGCCCGCCCGTCATCACGTGGCGCGTCGTCTCGTCGCCGCCGATCAGGATCAGCAGGCTCTCCTGGAGGATCTCCTCGTCCGTGAGGCGATCTCCCTCGACCTCGGCGTGCGCGAGGATGCTCATCAGGTCGTCGCGCGGGCGCACGCGGCGCTCGGCGAGCGACGCGGCGGCGTAGGCGAAGTAGCCGTTCACGACTTCGCGCTGGCGCAGCCGGCGCTGCTCGTCGTCGGCGATCTTCTGCGACTCTCCGCCGCCGAGCATCTCGTCGCTCCACACCAACAGCTGCTCGCGATCCTCGGGCGCCACCCCGAGCATGTCGCCGATCACGACCATCGGGATCCAGCGCGCGACGTCGAGCACGAAGTCGCAGCGGCCCGCGGGCTCGACCTTGTCGAGCAGCTCGTTCGTGAGCGCGCGCAGCATCGGCTCGTGCGCCTCGACGCGCTTCGGCGTGAAGCCGCGGTTCACGAGGTTGCGGCGGCGTTTGTGGAGCGGGTCGTCGAGGTTGATCATCGACGGGATCCACGAGTCGCGCTCCGGCCGCGAGCTCTTGCCCGAGCAGAACGTCTCGTGATCGCGCGAGACGGCCATCACGTCGTCGTAACAAGCCACGCCCCAGAGCCCGCCGTCGGCGGTCGCGTCCCAGTACACCGGCGCGTTCTCGCGCAGCCAGCGGAAGTGCGGATGCGGATCGAGGTAGAAGAAGCGGTCGTGTAGGCGAACGTTCGGGTTCGTGGGGTGATTGGGCATGAGCCGCTCCCGCGAGAGCGGCGCAGGTTATCCCGCTGCGTCAGCGCGCTGCGAGCGTGCCCGTGAACGAGCCACCGAGCTCTGCGATGCGCTCGCGCGCTGCCTCTGCGTTCTCGAGCGGCTGCACGCGCAGCTCGTGGAGATGCGAGCGCAGCTCGATTCCTTCGTGCCGTTCAACGGCCTCGATCGCGTCGCGCAGGTCGTCGCCTTCGAACCGAATCGTCTCGACCTCGGCGCGCCTGCCGCCGGGCAGGTAGATGGCGCCGGTCGCGAAGTCGACGGCGAACGCAGCGAGGCCAGGAATCACGAACAGCAGCACGCCGATGCCGTCCATGATCGCGACGGCCGGGTCGATACGGCCGCCGCGCTGACCGCGACGCTCGGGGTAGAGGATCGTGCCGCACGCAAGCTGTGTGCCGAGCGCGAGCAGCAGCACCGCTGCCGTGATGCGAGTGGTTTGCCGCATGTCGAGTCTCCCTTCGCGCCGCGTGGCGCCAGACTCGGCGCTCATCGGCGAAGCGGAGGGGCGACTTAGCGGCGAACCTCGACCCGGGGCGTGCGCGCCGTCACGCTTTCGCTGCACTGCGCTGATCGGGCAGCACGTAGTGCTCCGACGCGAGGTGCGCGCGAATCACCTTCTTGTCGATCTTGCCCGTGCTCGTGAGCGGAATCGCGTCGCGGAACAGCACCTCGTCGGGCAGCTGCCACTTCGCGAAGCGGCCCTCGCAGTGCGCGAGCACTTGCTGCTGCGTCACCGCGCTGCCGGGCGCGCGCACCACGATCGCGACGGGGCGCTCGTCCCACTTCGGATGCGGCACGGCCACGACCGCGGCCTGCGCGACGCCCGCGAGCGCGCAGATGTGGTTCTCGAGATCGACCGAGCTGATCCACTCGCCGCCGGACTTGATCAAGTCCTTCGTGCGGTCCGTAATGATCAGGTATTCCTCGGGATCGATCATCGCGACGTCGCCGGTCCGGAGCCATCCGTCGTGGAACTTCGCCGGCTGCGGGTTGTTGTAGTACTCGGCGCAGATCCACGGCCCGCGCACGATCACCTCTCCGATCGACTTGCCGTCGTGCGGGAGATGCCGGCCGTTCTCGTCGATGATCGAGAGATCGATCCCCGGCACGACCTGCCCGGCCTTCGCCTGATTCGACATCTGCTCCTCGGGGAGCGACTTGCGCTGCGCGCGCTTCGCGATGCGGCGCGAGAGCGTCACGAGCGGGTTCGTCTCGGTCATGCCCCAGCCCTGAATCATCTCCACGCCGTACTTCTTGGCGTACCACTCGATCAGCGAGATCGGCGGCGCGGAGCCGCCGCAGGTCATGCGCGAGAGCGAGCCGAGGTCGTAGCCGGGGTTCTGCTCGAGGAAGCCCTTTACCACTTGCCAGATCGTGGGCACGCCGAGCGAGATCGTGACTTCCTCGCCACTCATCAACTCGACGAGGCTCTTCGCGTCCATGAAGCGATGCGGCATCACGCTCTTCGCGCCCAGCGTCATCACGCTGAACGGCGCGCCCCACCCCATCGCGTGGAACATCGGCACGATCTGCAGCAGGCAGTCCTGCGCCGAGAGCCCCATCGAGTCGGTCATCAGCTGCGCCATCGTGTGCAGGTACGTCGAGCGGTGCGTGTAGAGCACGCCCTTCGGATCGCCCGTCGTGCCACTCGTGTAACAGAGCGCGGCGCCCGCGTTCTCGTCGAACTCGGGCCACTCGATCTGATTCGAGTGCCCGCGAATGAACTCCTCGTAGTCGACCGCGCCGGGGAGTGACGTCTTCCACGCACCTGCTCCGGGCTCGCTCGCGACGATCACGCGCCTGACAGAGGGCATCTTGCCCGCGAGCGACTCGAGCAGTCCGAGGTGGCTCTGGTCGACGACGATCACCACGTCCTCGGCGTGGTTGACGATGTAGTTCAGCTCGCCCGCCGCGAGGCGCAGGTTCAGCGTGTGCAGCACGCAGCCCATACTCGGCACCGCCTGATACATCTCCACGTGGCGGTGGTTGTTCCACAACAAGCTGCCGACGCGATCGCCGAACCTCACGCCGTCGGCGGCCAGCGCGTTCGCCAGCTGCGCCGCGCGCGCGCGCGTCTGCGCGAGCGTCTGCCGGTGCAGGCCGTCGGGCAGCTTCGTCACGACCTGCTCGTTCGGCGCAATGCGCGCGCCGCGATCCATCAGACGCGAAAGCAGAAGCGGAGTGCGTTGCATCGTCATGGGCGGAGTCTCCAGTTCATTCGGGGATCGCAAGACGCGCACCTGGGACGTACGTGCACCAAAGCGCGCACAGGGGACGTACGTGCACTTCTACCGGAAGCGCGCGGGCCGTTTCTCGATGAACGCCGCCACCGCTTCCTTGTGCTCGGGCGTCGTCCAGCACTGGCGCAGCAGCTCGCTCTCGCGCTGCTGCACGCGCGCGAGGTCGCCGTCGGCGGCGTTCTGCGCGAGCAGGCGCTTCGTCATCGCGAGCTGCGGCGTCGGGTTCGCGGCGATCATCTCCGCGAGCTCGAGCGACTTCGCGAGCAGCGCGTCGTGCGGCACCACGCGCTCGACGAGCCCGATCGCGGCGGCTTCGTCCGCGTTCACGAGGCGGCCCGAGAGGCACAGCTCGCTCGCGCGACCGAGGCCGATGCGCTGCGCGAGCAGGTGCGTGCTCGCGAGCTCGGGCACGAGGCCGACCTTGATGAAGCCCATGCCGAAGCGCGCCTTGTCGGAGGCGAAGATCACGTCGAAGGGCAGGATCTGCGTGAGGCCGATGCCGACGCAGGCGCCGTTCACGGCGGCAACGAGGGGCTTCGAGGCGCGGCAATGCGCGACCCAGTCGAGCCCGCGCGGCATGCCGCCCTGCCCGCCCTGCGTGTCGGCGCCGGGGTCGCTGCCGGAGATGCGCTTCTGGAACGTGTCCTCCATGTCCGCGCCGGCGCAGAAGCCCCGGCCCGCGCCGGTCATCACGATCGCGCCGATCTGCGAGTCGGCGTTCGCGGCGTCGAAGGCGTCCGCCAGCTCGCCCGCCATCGCCGGCGTCCACGCGTTCATGCGCTCGGGGCGATTCAGCGTGACGAGCTGCACCGCCCCGCGGCGCTCGGAGGTGATGAGGGAGAATGGCATCGCGTGGGCTCCGTCTAGGAAGAGGGAAGACCTACGAGTATGAGCGAGGCCGCCGCGGGTCCGCGAGAGCTGCCTCGGGCTCGGCGGAACGAGAGGGGCAAGCCCGAGTGATCCGTCGGGCCCCGCCGGTCGGGGGCGGCCGCTCGGGGACGTTCCGCAAGTAAGTAAAGAAACTCGCGCTTTACTTTCTTGCGGAACGTCCCTGATTCGCGGGGCGCGGAGTCGACCTCTCGCGCGACGCAGCTCGACTCGCGCCCGGCTAGCGTGCGCCCCCTTTGGCGGAGGCACACAGAGATGGGACGCGTATCCGGCAAGGTCGCCCTCGTGACGGGCGGCGCTTCGGGGCTCGGCAGGGCGACCGCGCACGCGCTGGCGCGCGAGGGCGCAAAGGTGGTCGTCGCCGACGTGAACGACGCCGGCGCAAAACAGGTCGCGGGCGAGCTCGGCGGCAGCGCGCTCGCGCTGCGGCTCGACGTCGCGAGCGAGGTCGACTGGCAGCGCGCCATCGCCGAGACCGTGCGCGCGTTCGGCGGACTGCACGTGCTCGTGAACAACGCCGGCATCGTGGTGGTGCGCAGCATCGAGGACACCACGGTGGAGGAGCTGCGCCGCGTGCTCGCGGTCAACGTCGAGGGCGTGTTCCTCGGCTGCAAGCACGCGATCCCGGCGATGAACGCCGCAGGCGGCGGCTCGATCGTGAATCTCTCGTCGACCGCGGGGCTCGTGGGCACGCCGCCGTTCGCCGCGTACAGCGCGAGCAAGGGCGCGGTGCGCTTGCTGACCAAGACCGTGGCCGCGCACTGCCTCGCGCTCGCCTACCCGATCCGCTGCAACTCGATCCACCCCGGCGGCATGGACACGCCGATGGTGCAGAACCTGCCCGGCGCGATCGCCGGCGCCGGGCCGAGCACCGTCGCGGTGCTGGGCAAGATGCAAGGCGGTCCCGGCGGCCAACCCGAGGACATCGCGAACCTCGCGCTCTTCCTCGCGAGCGACGAGGCGAAGCACATCAACGGCGCGGAGATCGCGGTGGATGCGGGGCTGACGGCGACCTGAGGGAGCGCGGCGGCGTCTCCGACCGATGCCGCCGCCCTGCAAGCTTGCGGCTCCCCATTCGTAGGAATGGGCATGCCTGAGCGACGGGGAGCCGCCATGAGACCCTTGAAGTGGAGCCTCGCCTTACTGGTCGGTTACGTCGGCATCGTGATGCTGGCAGAGTCCGCGGTCGCGCTTCTCGGTTCACGCCATGCCGCCCGCGGCCTCGCTCCCGGCGAGGAGTGGCTCGTGCTCGAAACGCGCGACGCCGGGGGTGCGTCCCGGGCGACGGTCGTGGCGGGCGTCGTCATCGACGACCGGTTGTGCGTGGCAGCGAACCACTGGCCGCGCGCGTGGTACGCCCGCGCGCTCGCAAACCCCGACCTGGCCGTAATTCGCACCGGAAGCTCGTCGCCACATCGCGCCGTCGCCGTGGTGGGAGACGAGCGCGAACGCGTCGCGCTGGCGTACCGGCTGCCCTTCGCGGTTCGGCTGCTGACCGGCTTCCCGCCGCGCGCCTTCCTGCGCCTCGACCCGCGCTGAGCGCTGCCGCGCCGGCGCGCGGGGCGGCGGCTCTCGTCACCGCACGCGACGCAGTCCTCGCGATAACGTCGGGCGCTCTTTTACGCGAGGACCCCGATGCCTTCCTTCTCCGCCAAGCGCGCCGCCGAGCGCCCGACCGAGATCGCGCTGCGCGACGGCCGCAGCGCGTTCACTTGGGCCGAGACCGACGACAAGCTGAACCGCGTCGCAAACGCGCTGCACGCCGCAGACCTCGGGCCGAAGCGGCGCATCGCGGTGTTCTCCGAGAACGGCGTCGAGGTCGTGCTCGCGCACATCGGCGGCCTCGTCGCGGGCTGCTCCACCGTGCCCGTGAACTTCCACCTCACCGCGGACGAGGCGGCCTACATCCTCGAGGACTCGCAGGCGAAGGTGCTGTTCGTCGGGCCCGAGAACGCGCGCGCGGGAGTCGAGGCTGCCCGCAAAGCGGGCGTCGCGCGCGTCGTCGGCTGGCGTTGCGAAGGCATCGACGGCGTCGAGCCCTTCGACAAGTTCCTCGCCGCGTCGTCGCCCGCAGCGTGCCGCGAGGACCACGCGCCGCGCCCGAACATGCTCTACACGTCGGGCACGACGGGGCGACCGAAGGGCACCGAGCTGCCGCCCACGATGTTCGCGGCGGGCGCGACGATCGCGGAGCACATCGAGAAGCTCGCGCTGTCGCCGTTCGCGGCGATCGGCGGTCCGCACCTGATCGTGGGCCCGCTCTATCACACCGGCCCGCTCTCGGGCTCGCGCTCGATCGCGGGCGGCACCGCGCTCGTGATCCTCGGCCGCTTCGACGCCGAGGCCGTGCTGCGCTCCATCCACGAGTACAAGTGCGTCTCGAGCGTGATGGTGCCGACGCACTTCGTGCGCCTGCTGCAGCTGCCCGAGGCGGTGAAGGCGAAGTACGACCTAACAAGCTTCAAGCTCGCGACGCACACCGGCGCGAAGTGCCCGGTCGACGTGAAGCGCAAGATGATCGAGTGGTGGGGTCCGATCTTCGTCGACGCCTACGGCGCGACCGAAGTCGGCACGACCTGCACGATCACCAGCCAAGACTGGTTGCGCTTCCCCGGCTCGGTCGGCAAGACCGTTCCGCCATTCAGCCCGCTGATCGTGGACGAGGACGGCAAGGA is a window of Deltaproteobacteria bacterium DNA encoding:
- a CDS encoding enoyl-CoA hydratase/isomerase family protein, with product MPFSLITSERRGAVQLVTLNRPERMNAWTPAMAGELADAFDAANADSQIGAIVMTGAGRGFCAGADMEDTFQKRISGSDPGADTQGGQGGMPRGLDWVAHCRASKPLVAAVNGACVGIGLTQILPFDVIFASDKARFGMGFIKVGLVPELASTHLLAQRIGLGRASELCLSGRLVNADEAAAIGLVERVVPHDALLAKSLELAEMIAANPTPQLAMTKRLLAQNAADGDLARVQQRESELLRQCWTTPEHKEAVAAFIEKRPARFR
- a CDS encoding AMP-binding protein; translated protein: MPSFSAKRAAERPTEIALRDGRSAFTWAETDDKLNRVANALHAADLGPKRRIAVFSENGVEVVLAHIGGLVAGCSTVPVNFHLTADEAAYILEDSQAKVLFVGPENARAGVEAARKAGVARVVGWRCEGIDGVEPFDKFLAASSPAACREDHAPRPNMLYTSGTTGRPKGTELPPTMFAAGATIAEHIEKLALSPFAAIGGPHLIVGPLYHTGPLSGSRSIAGGTALVILGRFDAEAVLRSIHEYKCVSSVMVPTHFVRLLQLPEAVKAKYDLTSFKLATHTGAKCPVDVKRKMIEWWGPIFVDAYGATEVGTTCTITSQDWLRFPGSVGKTVPPFSPLIVDEDGKELPPNTEGRLYFVDATGRGIVYPNDPEKSKSAHLRPGVFTLGEVGYVNEEGFVFITDRFSDMVVSGGANLYPAEAEQVLINHPDVVDVACIGIPHAEMGEEMIGLAIKQPGSTVTSQELVAWCRERLSHYKCPKRIEFVPDLGRTAAGKINKKKLRDPYWKNASA
- a CDS encoding cytochrome P450, which codes for MPNHPTNPNVRLHDRFFYLDPHPHFRWLRENAPVYWDATADGGLWGVACYDDVMAVSRDHETFCSGKSSRPERDSWIPSMINLDDPLHKRRRNLVNRGFTPKRVEAHEPMLRALTNELLDKVEPAGRCDFVLDVARWIPMVVIGDMLGVAPEDREQLLVWSDEMLGGGESQKIADDEQRRLRQREVVNGYFAYAAASLAERRVRPRDDLMSILAHAEVEGDRLTDEEILQESLLILIGGDETTRHVMTGGLFELLRRPAQQKLLAENAALIPSAVEEMLRWVSPIQNMNRTATRDTELRGQKIRAGDRLLLLYPSANRDAAAFERADELDVTRYPNRHVAFGGFGTHHCLGASLARLELRVLLEELLRRFPNIALDEGELHVRPSNFIVGLESMPVRLR
- a CDS encoding nitroreductase family deazaflavin-dependent oxidoreductase — encoded protein: MKWSLALLVGYVGIVMLAESAVALLGSRHAARGLAPGEEWLVLETRDAGGASRATVVAGVVIDDRLCVAANHWPRAWYARALANPDLAVIRTGSSSPHRAVAVVGDERERVALAYRLPFAVRLLTGFPPRAFLRLDPR
- a CDS encoding polyribonucleotide nucleotidyltransferase gives rise to the protein MRQTTRITAAVLLLALGTQLACGTILYPERRGQRGGRIDPAVAIMDGIGVLLFVIPGLAAFAVDFATGAIYLPGGRRAEVETIRFEGDDLRDAIEAVERHEGIELRSHLHELRVQPLENAEAARERIAELGGSFTGTLAAR
- a CDS encoding glucose 1-dehydrogenase; the protein is MGRVSGKVALVTGGASGLGRATAHALAREGAKVVVADVNDAGAKQVAGELGGSALALRLDVASEVDWQRAIAETVRAFGGLHVLVNNAGIVVVRSIEDTTVEELRRVLAVNVEGVFLGCKHAIPAMNAAGGGSIVNLSSTAGLVGTPPFAAYSASKGAVRLLTKTVAAHCLALAYPIRCNSIHPGGMDTPMVQNLPGAIAGAGPSTVAVLGKMQGGPGGQPEDIANLALFLASDEAKHINGAEIAVDAGLTAT
- a CDS encoding long-chain fatty acid--CoA ligase, which encodes MTMQRTPLLLSRLMDRGARIAPNEQVVTKLPDGLHRQTLAQTRARAAQLANALAADGVRFGDRVGSLLWNNHRHVEMYQAVPSMGCVLHTLNLRLAAGELNYIVNHAEDVVIVVDQSHLGLLESLAGKMPSVRRVIVASEPGAGAWKTSLPGAVDYEEFIRGHSNQIEWPEFDENAGAALCYTSGTTGDPKGVLYTHRSTYLHTMAQLMTDSMGLSAQDCLLQIVPMFHAMGWGAPFSVMTLGAKSVMPHRFMDAKSLVELMSGEEVTISLGVPTIWQVVKGFLEQNPGYDLGSLSRMTCGGSAPPISLIEWYAKKYGVEMIQGWGMTETNPLVTLSRRIAKRAQRKSLPEEQMSNQAKAGQVVPGIDLSIIDENGRHLPHDGKSIGEVIVRGPWICAEYYNNPQPAKFHDGWLRTGDVAMIDPEEYLIITDRTKDLIKSGGEWISSVDLENHICALAGVAQAAVVAVPHPKWDERPVAIVVRAPGSAVTQQQVLAHCEGRFAKWQLPDEVLFRDAIPLTSTGKIDKKVIRAHLASEHYVLPDQRSAAKA